A genomic segment from Roseofilum capinflatum BLCC-M114 encodes:
- a CDS encoding HD domain-containing protein produces the protein MLSERFENALIWAHQLHQTQLRKGSGVPYIAHLLGVASIALEYGATEDEAIAALLHDAIEDQGGEATRDRIREQFGDTVTAIVEGCTDAYTTPKPPWRERKQAYLAHLPQASTSVRLVSAADKLYNARSIIKDYRQVGESIWERFKGGKAGTLWYYGALVEAFQQAENTPLVQELAQVVTEMENLTP, from the coding sequence ATGCTTTCTGAACGCTTTGAAAACGCCCTGATTTGGGCACACCAACTGCACCAAACCCAACTCCGTAAAGGTTCAGGAGTGCCCTATATCGCCCATTTATTGGGTGTTGCCAGCATTGCTCTAGAATACGGTGCAACTGAAGATGAGGCGATCGCCGCCCTTTTACATGATGCCATCGAAGACCAAGGAGGAGAAGCAACCCGCGATCGCATTCGAGAACAATTTGGAGACACAGTAACCGCCATAGTCGAAGGATGTACCGATGCTTACACAACTCCTAAACCCCCTTGGCGAGAACGTAAACAAGCCTATTTAGCGCACTTACCCCAAGCCTCGACTTCTGTTCGTCTCGTCTCTGCTGCGGATAAACTCTATAACGCTCGCTCCATTATCAAAGACTATCGTCAAGTTGGAGAGAGCATCTGGGAGCGATTTAAGGGCGGAAAAGCCGGAACCCTATGGTACTACGGCGCTCTAGTCGAAGCCTTCCAACAGGCTGAAAATACCCCCCTCGTCCAAGAACTCGCCCAAGTCGTCACCGAGATGGAAAACCTAACCCCTTAA
- a CDS encoding ParA family protein: MNHQDLKQHILNNMSSATLEVQDLRVQPDPFMGWRIAVISPEFQGKSPAERKNIALKGLEDLTIQWLDLLTPEEQEWAGSLPIDSTLEDLPLWPEALAKSPDPEAILFPSDLDDDLDLPIVTTFYSLRGGVGRSTALAYTAQILASRGRTVLCVDLDLEAPGLAALWGKEDEIEEGQGLVSILLSLDRGENPNIQNHIIRVSETEEIYCLPAGLPNANYARLLNFIDPGAWYREDQNPLRQLIQNLSQNLTFKPDVILLDARTGITPLNAPLLFDLADLAIIVFFPHPQTLVGTGELVRALLSAKTRRTKLSLTPEPRFLVSPIPASQAPEVVERYQHRAIDWIEGWLSILREKRSSTEPIKAPEITHFIPYREVIATSDKILLNRDAWRDFEAIAEWLERFLPTASEEQIPSNLSSSKNQILQELRFSGGTAESQDNFLETFVQTDLVNRALQSNISLILGRKGTGKTAIFRRLLEDSNFNSIVVLSPSPLKGNRPWIINSEGFSFISQILERNGKNWRDFWLLQICLACWISWDGEAPKPDTAFLEVLGSHPRSELEVVRWFENLLPISQIGLLSRDWLTRFDGAVRSPLFLLIDGLDTGFGNTQTDRERRTRAIEGLLSLVTDIGDSLQHLKFKVLLREDIWRKLKFDNQSHFYGRSVTLVWKDKATFFKVLVKQALKSQSFKQVVESADQGRILNSYDHLSELQVFAIWNLLVGERMRGGKSAFTRNWVWKRIADGSDNHSPRALLQLFAEAKNWEQREQKQNPYEKTIIRPRALSSSLEKVSKQALDALINEEFRELEELVDRLKEISYSPFKATDITGLEDELSLAREVGLLSIYEGSENEVERYKVPDLYLSGIGMTRKGQA; encoded by the coding sequence ATGAATCACCAAGATCTTAAACAACATATTCTTAATAATATGTCATCGGCTACTTTAGAGGTTCAAGACTTGCGAGTTCAACCCGATCCTTTTATGGGCTGGCGTATTGCTGTCATTTCTCCAGAATTTCAGGGAAAATCACCCGCAGAACGGAAGAATATAGCCTTAAAAGGACTGGAAGACTTGACTATTCAGTGGTTAGATTTGCTTACTCCTGAAGAGCAAGAATGGGCCGGTTCTCTCCCTATTGATTCTACCTTAGAAGACTTACCCCTGTGGCCGGAAGCATTAGCTAAATCCCCCGATCCTGAAGCCATCCTGTTTCCATCCGATCTGGATGATGACCTTGACCTCCCCATTGTAACTACTTTCTATTCTCTCAGAGGTGGAGTGGGGCGATCGACAGCCTTGGCTTATACCGCTCAAATTCTTGCCAGTCGAGGAAGAACTGTACTCTGTGTGGATCTGGATTTAGAAGCACCAGGGTTAGCCGCTCTATGGGGAAAAGAAGATGAAATTGAGGAGGGACAGGGTTTGGTTTCTATTTTATTGAGTTTGGATCGAGGGGAAAATCCTAACATCCAAAATCATATTATTAGAGTATCAGAAACAGAGGAAATTTATTGCCTGCCAGCAGGATTACCAAATGCGAATTATGCTCGTTTGCTCAACTTTATTGATCCAGGTGCATGGTATCGTGAAGACCAGAACCCATTACGGCAATTGATCCAGAATTTAAGCCAGAATCTAACCTTTAAACCCGATGTGATTTTACTCGATGCTAGGACAGGTATTACACCTCTAAATGCCCCCCTGCTATTTGATTTAGCTGACCTGGCTATTATTGTATTTTTCCCCCATCCTCAAACTCTAGTCGGGACAGGTGAACTCGTTCGCGCTTTACTCTCAGCAAAGACAAGACGAACAAAATTATCTTTAACACCAGAACCTCGATTTCTTGTTTCTCCCATACCTGCGAGTCAAGCACCAGAAGTGGTGGAGAGATATCAACATCGAGCCATTGATTGGATTGAAGGATGGCTGTCTATTTTACGGGAAAAGCGATCGAGTACAGAACCGATTAAAGCCCCTGAAATTACCCACTTTATTCCCTATCGTGAAGTTATTGCTACTTCAGACAAAATCTTGCTTAATCGCGATGCATGGCGTGATTTTGAGGCGATCGCGGAATGGCTAGAGCGCTTTCTACCTACAGCCAGCGAAGAGCAGATTCCCAGTAATTTGTCAAGTAGTAAAAACCAAATTTTGCAGGAATTGCGATTCTCAGGAGGAACAGCAGAATCCCAAGATAATTTTCTAGAAACCTTTGTACAAACTGACTTGGTTAACAGGGCACTTCAATCGAATATTTCATTAATTCTAGGTCGAAAAGGAACGGGTAAAACAGCAATTTTTAGACGTTTACTAGAAGACTCAAATTTTAATTCTATTGTTGTTTTATCTCCGAGTCCTCTTAAAGGTAATCGTCCTTGGATAATCAATTCGGAAGGATTTAGTTTTATTAGTCAAATATTAGAAAGGAATGGAAAGAACTGGCGAGATTTTTGGTTGCTACAAATTTGTTTAGCTTGCTGGATTTCCTGGGATGGAGAAGCACCTAAACCGGATACAGCTTTTTTAGAAGTTTTAGGAAGCCATCCAAGGAGCGAATTAGAAGTCGTTCGCTGGTTTGAAAATCTCCTACCTATTTCTCAAATTGGCTTATTATCCAGAGATTGGTTAACCCGTTTCGATGGCGCGGTAAGATCTCCTCTATTCCTACTAATTGATGGATTAGACACGGGCTTTGGTAATACTCAGACGGATCGAGAGAGACGGACTAGGGCGATTGAAGGTTTGCTCTCTTTAGTAACGGATATAGGAGACAGTCTGCAACATTTGAAATTCAAAGTTTTGTTGCGCGAGGATATCTGGAGAAAGCTGAAATTTGATAATCAAAGTCATTTTTACGGGCGTTCAGTGACTTTAGTCTGGAAAGATAAGGCAACGTTCTTTAAGGTTTTGGTTAAACAAGCTTTGAAATCTCAAAGTTTTAAACAAGTGGTAGAATCAGCCGATCAAGGTAGGATTTTGAACAGTTACGATCATTTAAGTGAATTACAAGTCTTTGCCATCTGGAATCTGCTCGTGGGAGAACGGATGAGAGGTGGTAAATCTGCCTTTACTCGAAATTGGGTCTGGAAACGCATCGCTGATGGAAGTGATAATCATAGTCCTCGCGCTCTTTTGCAACTTTTTGCAGAAGCAAAAAACTGGGAACAGAGAGAACAGAAACAGAATCCCTATGAGAAGACGATTATTCGTCCCCGTGCTTTAAGTTCTTCTCTGGAAAAAGTTTCAAAACAAGCCTTAGATGCTTTAATTAATGAAGAGTTTCGGGAGCTTGAAGAATTAGTCGATCGCCTGAAGGAGATTAGTTATTCTCCGTTTAAAGCAACTGATATCACTGGCTTAGAAGATGAGTTGAGCCTAGCGAGGGAAGTCGGGTTGCTGTCCATTTATGAAGGGAGTGAAAATGAGGTGGAACGGTATAAAGTTCCCGATCTTTATCTGTCTGGAATTGGAATGACTCGCAAGGGACAAGCATAA
- a CDS encoding HEPN domain-containing protein, whose protein sequence is MASQHPNQYQDWLYLAKERASDADAIYKARPTSIGCVYMAGYAIECSLKALLRDRNVGFPKHGNEGHNLRGLWEAAKFRLSDLHDSKGAKTFFIESWDTSLRYQLSLDSSISIAELLDGAKQLTRQIQQQLRRQSRRKSR, encoded by the coding sequence ATGGCTTCTCAACATCCCAACCAATACCAGGATTGGCTATATCTTGCTAAGGAGCGAGCTAGTGATGCAGACGCGATTTACAAAGCTAGACCTACCTCTATCGGCTGTGTTTATATGGCTGGATATGCGATAGAATGTAGCCTAAAAGCATTACTGCGCGATCGCAATGTGGGATTTCCCAAGCATGGTAATGAGGGACATAACCTCCGGGGTTTATGGGAAGCTGCAAAATTTCGCCTCTCAGATTTGCACGACTCTAAAGGAGCAAAGACATTTTTTATCGAATCCTGGGATACATCCTTACGGTATCAACTCAGTTTGGATAGTAGTATCTCTATTGCAGAATTACTAGATGGAGCCAAACAATTAACCAGACAGATACAGCAGCAACTTCGTCGTCAATCTAGGAGGAAAAGTCGATGA
- a CDS encoding alpha-2-macroglobulin family protein, whose amino-acid sequence MSRRRSILGMRQYRQLRRGIGQYYRKHRALVFILLFVLTLTVTLTGCRLGGMRSGNQPLPSVSPLPLATPPAWIESINPTEEAQPLNQINVIFTDPLIPLESLDSPQQRDLLNKFEITPRIPGTFRFLTPRMVGFQADRALPLATRVQVTLKQGLQDLNNHQLDRDFAWTFNTPPIQLSNLPGMSVDREGNPEPVDINPELKFTSNVALDLNSLAEHTRLVSAGSDRDIPLNIALDENSTNPTPQTEFDPSQQQYDYTITPERTLEKNTPYSLEISAGLEPANGNLASEIPFSSQFKTYNALNFDELETTGKPGQGGTYGRFVQGSPQLRFNNPIVAESAVNAITINPPPAPNAPPLVRFTYEPNLIQLNPWALEPDTNYTITIGSELEDRFGQTLENPVTLQYETGNVAADIWVQRGLNILPNTEDIQLDISSVNLPDGEYQAAFRRLQPTDLVYIDSAYPQGNGNDILPSENQWQSYQVSGQQNQTIINSVNLKSQLGGESGLLAYGVKARTNSYEDNGERRWNTPTFYGLVELTNLGVFAQWFPESGLVRVNHLDNGQAVAGATVEIYQSQLGAKSRPQPRACATGQTDDLGLLQLTAQNLRSCMGGSRFSEAPELLVIAREGQDWAFTRTESYSGAYGYGIYADWEDTKPVSRGTIFSDRQLYQPGEQATFTGVAYYLEQGDLKTDARANYRVEIQDPKGNETDLGTVQTNQFGTFSVEFPLDETQEVGEYVIRAQGSGITLTGNFQVAEFNPPNFKVEVALNQEVAQPGDAITATTSSNYLFGAPVIGGSAEYYVTRRQTQFNPQQWQEYTFGPQWFWPEEAPVVETEVLQTRQTLDDSGAGEQRFNLDADLPYPMTYQVDVSVSDVSNLSVSDSQTLTVLPSANIIGLKSNFVADAGQAFPVEVVVTDAQGNPKAGERVRLELQKMTYSSVTRVVEGGRSDRTQVEYETVGETTVRSGQTPTTGQLTPPDSGSYRIRANFARSQNSATATDLQIWATGGSGVRWGRGDEDKLEIKLDKETYKPGDTATALIQSPYEQGQLYFAIIRDKPLFQALQPVQGGAPQVQFEVTPEMLPNAAFEAVLVRQGRSLSEAEGSSVEGDVDNLVKIGFAPFKIDLSDRLLSVEATPSNAQLQPGQSQTLQLQLRDNTGSPVAGELTVMVVNEAILQLTGYRAPNLLDTVYAEQPISTRFSDNRPDVVLQPQASPLAKGWGYGGGFSAGAADTRTRRDFQPLAYYNGSVLTNNQGQASVTFTLPDDLTTWRVMVVAKDGSLRFGNGETTFITSKPILTNPILPQFVRPGDRLNAGLSITNTTETTGNLDITGTVSGGLTFESTNNSMDSRQVRSSQGTMGERFPLLALSGAEGSVSEPGTATVTFATNFNGQPVDAFEVPLEIKALEVTEQVVESGTSTNTVTLPVNVAPDTATDTGGLDINLASTLMPQILAPAQQVFAENPLPFAEPMASQLLIAASLQRLSSQYGSLRLRSGNGAVTERSRGVNLSQKTSEALNQLSSLQREDGGFSSYPGVRQSNPYLTPYVAEAIAKAANAGFALEGIQVDPLKRYLRDLLADPENEDFCTSSLCKSTLRLETLIALAAWGDVRNEFLSDIYSVRSEFDPVTQIKLARYLANFPQWRTESQSLFNEIRESIYQTGRRATINLPEGYQWLSSATTAQAEALRLFIAQDATPAETGRLLTSLLSLRRNGTWGSTYNNAQALDALVAYAQTESTPPNFGVGVTFAGQSLGNTQFQGYENSTWNLSVPMAQLPKGNSDLVLQKSGPGNLHYLVSYGYRLTGNQPGRLNGLRVVRQVRRANEEEVLRTTGLYDRDQPFEVEAGQVFDVALEIITDHPVDHVVITDPLPAGFEAVNTEFQTANQAVQADADSWQIDYQQVYKDRVVAYGDRLTPGIYEVHYLARSVTPGSYLWPGAEAHLQYAPEEFGRNASSRLLVDN is encoded by the coding sequence ATGTCCCGTCGTCGCTCCATACTCGGAATGAGACAATATCGCCAACTTCGTCGTGGAATTGGCCAGTATTACCGCAAGCATCGAGCATTGGTGTTCATCTTGCTCTTTGTGCTGACATTGACAGTGACATTGACAGGATGTAGACTCGGTGGGATGCGATCGGGAAATCAACCCCTCCCTAGCGTCTCTCCCCTCCCCTTAGCCACTCCCCCAGCTTGGATCGAGAGTATTAACCCCACGGAAGAAGCACAACCTCTGAATCAAATTAATGTTATCTTTACCGATCCCCTCATTCCCCTAGAAAGTCTCGACTCTCCCCAACAACGGGATCTGCTGAATAAATTTGAAATTACCCCCAGAATACCGGGAACGTTTCGCTTTTTAACCCCGCGCATGGTGGGATTTCAAGCCGATCGCGCTCTCCCCTTAGCCACCAGGGTACAAGTGACGCTCAAACAAGGGTTACAAGACCTGAATAACCATCAATTAGACCGGGATTTTGCTTGGACGTTTAACACCCCTCCCATTCAGCTCTCCAACCTTCCGGGGATGAGTGTGGATCGGGAGGGAAACCCGGAACCGGTAGATATTAATCCCGAATTGAAGTTTACCTCTAACGTTGCTTTAGACCTGAATTCCTTAGCCGAACATACTCGCTTAGTCTCTGCGGGGAGCGATCGCGACATCCCCCTGAATATTGCCCTTGATGAAAACAGCACAAACCCCACGCCCCAAACCGAATTCGATCCCTCCCAGCAACAGTACGACTATACCATTACCCCCGAAAGAACCCTCGAAAAAAACACCCCCTACAGCCTAGAAATCTCCGCCGGATTAGAACCCGCCAACGGAAACTTAGCCAGCGAAATCCCCTTTTCCAGTCAATTTAAAACCTACAATGCCCTCAACTTTGACGAACTCGAAACAACTGGCAAACCGGGGCAGGGTGGAACCTATGGGCGCTTTGTTCAGGGTAGCCCCCAATTGAGATTTAATAATCCCATTGTTGCTGAGTCTGCTGTTAATGCGATTACGATTAATCCCCCTCCTGCACCAAACGCCCCTCCCCTGGTGCGATTCACCTATGAACCCAACCTAATTCAGCTTAATCCCTGGGCATTAGAGCCAGATACCAATTATACGATTACCATCGGCTCGGAGTTAGAGGATCGATTTGGGCAAACCCTAGAAAATCCAGTTACTCTACAGTACGAGACGGGTAATGTAGCTGCGGATATTTGGGTGCAGCGTGGATTAAATATTTTACCCAACACCGAAGATATTCAGCTTGATATTTCCAGTGTTAACCTCCCCGATGGAGAATATCAAGCCGCATTCCGTCGCCTACAACCCACCGATTTAGTTTATATCGATTCCGCCTATCCTCAAGGGAATGGTAACGATATTTTACCCTCCGAAAATCAATGGCAATCCTATCAAGTTTCCGGTCAACAAAACCAAACGATCATTAATTCAGTCAACTTAAAATCTCAATTAGGCGGAGAATCAGGACTACTTGCCTATGGGGTGAAAGCCAGAACCAACTCCTATGAAGACAACGGGGAACGGCGATGGAATACCCCCACCTTTTATGGATTAGTAGAACTGACCAATCTGGGAGTATTTGCCCAATGGTTTCCAGAGTCGGGTTTAGTGCGTGTCAATCACCTGGATAATGGGCAAGCGGTTGCCGGTGCTACCGTAGAGATTTATCAATCCCAATTAGGAGCAAAATCGAGACCCCAACCTAGAGCTTGTGCCACGGGACAAACCGATGATTTAGGATTACTACAATTAACGGCCCAAAACTTGCGAAGTTGTATGGGAGGAAGTCGGTTTTCTGAAGCTCCAGAATTGCTCGTTATTGCCAGAGAAGGTCAAGATTGGGCATTCACCCGCACTGAGTCTTATAGTGGGGCTTATGGTTATGGCATTTATGCCGATTGGGAAGATACAAAACCTGTTTCTAGGGGTACAATATTTTCCGATCGCCAGCTCTATCAACCCGGAGAGCAAGCCACATTTACTGGTGTAGCCTACTATCTGGAACAGGGAGACCTGAAAACCGATGCACGAGCCAATTATCGGGTGGAAATTCAAGACCCCAAAGGCAATGAAACGGACTTAGGAACGGTTCAAACCAATCAATTTGGGACGTTTTCCGTTGAGTTTCCCTTAGATGAAACTCAGGAAGTCGGAGAATATGTGATTCGCGCTCAAGGTTCTGGCATCACCTTAACCGGTAACTTCCAGGTGGCTGAATTTAATCCGCCCAATTTTAAGGTAGAAGTGGCTCTCAATCAAGAGGTGGCCCAACCCGGAGATGCTATCACCGCGACCACGAGCAGTAACTACTTATTTGGCGCTCCTGTTATTGGTGGCAGCGCAGAATATTATGTCACTCGTCGCCAAACCCAGTTTAATCCCCAGCAATGGCAAGAGTATACTTTTGGCCCCCAATGGTTTTGGCCGGAAGAAGCGCCTGTGGTAGAAACGGAAGTGTTGCAAACTCGGCAAACCCTGGATGATTCGGGTGCTGGAGAGCAACGGTTTAACCTAGATGCCGATTTGCCCTATCCCATGACCTATCAGGTGGATGTGTCGGTTTCCGATGTCTCCAATTTGTCCGTGAGTGACTCCCAAACCCTGACTGTGTTGCCGAGTGCCAATATTATCGGTCTGAAGAGTAACTTTGTGGCGGATGCCGGGCAAGCCTTTCCTGTAGAAGTGGTGGTTACGGATGCACAGGGGAACCCGAAAGCGGGTGAGCGGGTGAGACTGGAGTTACAGAAAATGACCTACTCTAGCGTAACTCGTGTGGTAGAAGGGGGACGGAGCGATCGCACCCAAGTCGAATATGAAACCGTCGGCGAAACTACGGTCAGATCTGGCCAAACCCCCACCACTGGGCAACTTACGCCCCCGGACTCCGGCTCCTATCGCATCCGCGCCAACTTTGCCCGCAGTCAAAATAGCGCCACTGCCACAGACTTGCAAATCTGGGCTACTGGAGGCAGTGGGGTGCGTTGGGGTCGAGGAGATGAAGATAAGCTAGAAATTAAACTGGACAAAGAGACCTATAAACCTGGAGATACGGCAACCGCGCTGATTCAATCTCCCTACGAACAGGGGCAACTCTACTTTGCCATTATCCGCGATAAACCCCTATTCCAAGCCCTGCAACCCGTACAAGGCGGGGCCCCCCAAGTGCAGTTTGAAGTCACGCCAGAGATGCTCCCGAATGCCGCATTCGAGGCGGTTCTAGTGCGTCAGGGACGCTCCCTGAGCGAAGCCGAAGGGAGCAGTGTCGAAGGGGATGTGGATAACTTGGTCAAAATCGGGTTTGCGCCCTTTAAGATTGATTTGAGCGATCGCCTCTTATCCGTCGAAGCTACCCCATCCAATGCCCAACTGCAACCGGGACAATCCCAAACCCTGCAACTGCAACTCAGGGATAACACTGGCTCACCGGTAGCGGGAGAACTGACGGTGATGGTGGTCAACGAAGCCATCTTACAACTGACGGGCTATCGCGCCCCCAACCTGCTCGACACCGTATACGCCGAGCAACCCATTTCCACCCGGTTTAGCGATAACCGTCCCGATGTCGTCTTGCAACCCCAAGCTTCCCCCCTGGCTAAAGGGTGGGGATATGGGGGGGGATTTTCCGCCGGAGCAGCCGACACCCGCACCCGTCGCGACTTCCAACCCCTGGCTTATTACAATGGTTCTGTCCTCACCAATAACCAGGGACAAGCTAGTGTTACATTTACCCTACCCGATGACCTGACCACCTGGCGGGTGATGGTGGTTGCCAAAGATGGTAGTCTGCGCTTTGGCAATGGCGAAACCACGTTTATCACCAGTAAGCCCATCCTCACGAATCCGATTTTACCGCAATTCGTCCGACCGGGCGATCGCCTAAACGCCGGTCTCTCGATCACCAATACCACGGAAACCACCGGTAACTTAGACATCACCGGAACCGTGAGCGGCGGGTTAACCTTCGAGTCTACTAATAACAGTATGGATTCTCGTCAGGTGCGATCGAGTCAAGGAACCATGGGCGAGAGGTTCCCCCTACTTGCCCTGAGCGGAGCCGAAGGGTCAGTCAGTGAACCTGGCACAGCTACGGTAACCTTTGCGACTAATTTCAACGGCCAACCCGTAGATGCATTTGAAGTCCCCTTAGAGATTAAAGCATTAGAAGTGACTGAACAGGTGGTTGAGTCAGGAACCAGCACCAACACCGTCACCCTACCGGTTAATGTTGCGCCTGATACGGCCACCGATACGGGAGGACTAGACATTAACCTCGCCAGTACCTTAATGCCCCAAATTCTCGCACCCGCTCAACAGGTGTTTGCCGAGAACCCCCTACCTTTTGCCGAACCCATGGCAAGTCAACTGCTGATTGCTGCCAGTTTGCAACGTCTGAGTAGTCAATATGGTTCCCTTCGACTCCGCTCAGGGAACGGAGCGGTCACCGAGCGGAGTCGAGGTGTCAATCTGTCCCAAAAAACCAGTGAAGCACTCAATCAACTCTCTAGTCTGCAACGGGAAGATGGCGGGTTTAGTAGCTATCCAGGAGTGCGCCAGTCTAACCCGTATCTTACGCCCTACGTGGCCGAGGCGATCGCAAAAGCCGCCAACGCTGGTTTTGCCCTCGAAGGTATCCAAGTTGACCCACTCAAGCGCTATCTGCGAGACCTCTTAGCCGACCCGGAAAACGAGGATTTCTGTACCTCTTCCCTCTGTAAAAGTACCCTCCGCCTAGAAACCCTGATCGCTCTAGCCGCCTGGGGAGATGTGCGAAATGAGTTCCTCTCGGATATCTACAGCGTCCGCAGCGAATTCGATCCCGTCACGCAGATTAAGTTAGCTCGCTATTTGGCCAATTTCCCCCAATGGAGGACAGAAAGCCAAAGCCTGTTTAATGAAATTCGCGAGTCTATCTATCAAACGGGACGCAGGGCAACGATTAATTTACCAGAGGGCTATCAATGGTTGTCCTCTGCAACCACGGCACAAGCGGAAGCCTTGCGCTTGTTCATTGCCCAAGATGCAACACCGGCAGAAACCGGGCGCTTGTTAACCAGTTTGCTATCCTTGCGTCGTAATGGCACTTGGGGCAGTACCTATAATAATGCCCAAGCGCTGGATGCTTTGGTTGCCTACGCACAAACGGAAAGCACGCCCCCCAATTTTGGCGTAGGGGTGACGTTCGCGGGTCAAAGTTTGGGCAATACCCAGTTTCAAGGTTATGAGAATTCCACCTGGAATTTGAGCGTTCCCATGGCTCAGTTACCCAAGGGAAACAGCGATCTAGTGTTGCAAAAATCTGGCCCTGGAAACCTCCATTATCTCGTCTCCTACGGCTACCGCTTAACGGGCAATCAACCGGGGCGCTTAAATGGTCTGCGGGTGGTGCGTCAAGTGCGCCGAGCGAATGAGGAGGAGGTGCTGCGGACGACAGGACTCTACGATCGCGACCAACCCTTTGAAGTGGAAGCCGGTCAAGTGTTTGACGTAGCATTAGAGATTATCACGGATCATCCCGTGGATCATGTGGTGATTACTGACCCCCTGCCCGCCGGTTTTGAGGCGGTGAATACAGAGTTTCAGACGGCTAATCAAGCGGTGCAAGCGGATGCCGATAGCTGGCAAATCGACTACCAACAGGTGTACAAAGACCGAGTGGTGGCTTACGGCGATCGCCTCACCCCTGGGATCTATGAAGTGCATTATTTGGCGCGATCGGTTACCCCCGGTTCCTATCTCTGGCCGGGTGCAGAAGCGCACCTACAATATGCACCAGAGGAGTTTGGCCGCAATGCTTCGTCTAGGTTACTGGTGGATAATTGA
- a CDS encoding GUN4 domain-containing protein, producing the protein MENPNNITQKWQMLSYFLGQTRWKQADYATRDLMLTIAGANTRVDPLLTQSDLNNFSCSSLQKIDRLWMSASQGKFGFTTTLNIYEDVEEDFRQFCARVGWFTNDHWLKHNEIQFNLEAPPGHLPVTWLVPLTFGDYWCARFSRPGWRMLLGRFKECC; encoded by the coding sequence ATGGAAAACCCTAATAACATCACCCAAAAATGGCAAATGTTATCCTATTTTCTAGGACAGACAAGATGGAAACAGGCTGATTATGCGACCAGAGATTTGATGCTAACAATTGCTGGAGCTAACACCAGAGTCGATCCCTTGCTGACGCAATCCGATCTCAATAATTTTAGTTGTAGCAGTTTGCAGAAAATCGATCGATTATGGATGAGTGCCAGTCAGGGAAAATTCGGCTTCACAACAACGCTAAACATTTATGAAGACGTGGAAGAAGACTTTCGCCAATTTTGCGCGAGAGTGGGCTGGTTTACCAATGACCATTGGCTTAAACATAATGAAATTCAGTTTAATCTTGAAGCTCCTCCGGGTCATTTACCCGTCACTTGGTTGGTTCCGTTAACATTTGGAGATTATTGGTGTGCCCGATTTTCTCGACCAGGATGGAGAATGCTATTGGGCCGTTTTAAGGAATGTTGTTAG
- a CDS encoding glycosyltransferase family 4 protein: protein MNDRLLINLGVLMNKPTGISTYALNILPYLTSLHPTLLSAQRLEGYSHYPIPGGQTPEQGAKGHLKRLLWTQFRLPKIYRKLQGRLLFSPLPEAPLLQGCRFVVMVHDLIPLRFPERRSPLTLYSRYYLPQVLKQATHIICNSQATANDMMDWFSIESKQITPILLGYNQHQFQPLNLPTSNYFLYVGRHATYKNLHRVIEAFANLSQRQDYQLWLVGPSDRRYTPHLIAQVNELGVTEQVKFIDYVSAKELPILMNQAIALIFPSLWEGFGLPVLEAMACGTPVITSNCSSLPEITADAALLVDPYQVSEITSAMETLVKDPQAREDLRQGSLNRAAQFSWSRTGEATCKVLKSYL from the coding sequence ATGAACGATCGCCTTTTAATTAACTTAGGGGTGCTAATGAACAAACCGACGGGAATTAGTACCTATGCTCTGAATATTTTACCCTATCTGACTTCTTTGCATCCAACCCTGTTAAGTGCCCAGAGATTGGAGGGGTATTCCCATTATCCCATTCCAGGGGGACAAACGCCGGAACAGGGGGCTAAGGGACATCTGAAACGGTTACTCTGGACTCAGTTTAGGTTACCTAAGATTTATCGCAAGCTGCAAGGGCGCTTGCTGTTTTCTCCTCTACCGGAAGCGCCGTTATTGCAGGGGTGTCGGTTTGTGGTAATGGTTCATGATCTGATTCCGTTGCGGTTTCCGGAAAGGCGATCGCCGCTTACTCTCTATTCCCGGTATTATCTGCCACAAGTTCTCAAGCAAGCCACTCATATTATCTGTAATTCCCAAGCCACGGCTAATGATATGATGGACTGGTTTTCCATCGAGTCTAAGCAGATTACTCCCATTTTACTCGGCTATAATCAGCATCAATTTCAGCCATTAAATTTACCCACTTCTAACTATTTTCTCTATGTCGGTCGCCATGCAACTTATAAAAATCTGCATCGCGTCATTGAGGCATTTGCGAACTTGTCCCAACGTCAAGACTATCAGTTGTGGTTAGTCGGGCCAAGCGATCGCCGCTACACCCCCCATTTAATCGCTCAAGTTAATGAACTGGGAGTAACCGAGCAAGTCAAATTTATTGATTATGTGTCAGCAAAAGAACTGCCGATACTGATGAATCAGGCGATCGCACTCATTTTCCCTAGTCTCTGGGAAGGTTTTGGTTTACCCGTCCTCGAAGCCATGGCTTGCGGGACTCCCGTTATTACCTCTAACTGCTCCTCCCTTCCCGAAATTACCGCCGATGCCGCTCTTTTGGTCGATCCTTATCAGGTTTCCGAAATCACATCCGCCATGGAAACCCTAGTCAAAGATCCGCAAGCACGAGAAGATCTTCGTCAAGGGAGTCTGAACAGAGCAGCACAGTTTAGTTGGTCTCGCACTGGAGAAGCGACTTGTAAAGTGCTTAAATCTTATCTTTAA